A portion of the Agrobacterium tumefaciens genome contains these proteins:
- a CDS encoding transglutaminase-like cysteine peptidase, with translation MAKRQIRLAKTLAVAVSVAASIATMASAAPLAGLAQNPTASRPGLFMTTSRPTIAPIAFAKFCDDAADQCVRIGDRDTVELTKQKRTELQRINAEINTSIVYTSEADGQDEWNLNPASGDCDDYAVTKRQRLLRAGWPSGALRIATARTPTGIGHAVLVVSTSQGDLVLDNRTNVVKPWKAVDLKWIKIQSHENPRVWLKL, from the coding sequence ATGGCGAAGAGACAAATCCGTCTGGCAAAGACTTTGGCAGTTGCCGTCAGCGTGGCGGCAAGCATCGCGACAATGGCATCGGCCGCCCCGCTTGCGGGCCTGGCGCAGAACCCGACCGCATCGCGCCCCGGCCTGTTCATGACGACAAGCCGCCCGACAATTGCCCCAATCGCCTTCGCAAAATTTTGCGACGACGCCGCCGACCAATGTGTCCGGATTGGTGATCGCGACACGGTCGAACTGACCAAGCAGAAGCGCACGGAACTCCAGCGCATCAACGCCGAGATCAACACATCGATAGTCTATACAAGCGAAGCGGACGGACAGGACGAATGGAATCTGAACCCCGCAAGCGGTGACTGTGACGACTACGCGGTGACCAAGCGGCAACGCCTTCTGCGCGCCGGCTGGCCCTCGGGCGCCCTGCGCATTGCCACCGCCCGCACCCCCACCGGCATAGGCCACGCCGTTCTGGTCGTCAGCACCAGCCAGGGCGATCTGGTGCTGGACAACCGCACCAACGTCGTCAAACCTTGGAAAGCGGTTGACCTGAAATGGATCAAGATCCAGTCACACGAAAACCCGCGTGTCTGGCTGAAACTCTAG
- a CDS encoding GNAT family N-acetyltransferase, with the protein MSSDPKNPDFQDPRIAALMASTERDRPVADSSRRVGRDGREFCIYPGRLGYDMQEELDFLSNRVMEANVFFTGRLLAPAMPRIDDKSVRFALIRDENGARSRMRFLMPFTVEKPGFSIGPSIIRGWANPFGPLGTPLVDTEGAAETLDNLFDALSDREMRLPNVLVLPDVRLEGPFARMFKAIAISRNLPVTTTGNYQRPMLESLLDGEAYLRNSLAPHHLREMRRQWRQLEKLGALSYTVTRQPKDIRYRMEEFLALEASGWKGRKRSALVNDRYRAAFAREAITNLAEADAVRIHTIDLNGSAIASMIVFMTAGEAYTWKTAFDESYSRFSPGKLLVQKLTDWQLDDANILRSDSCAVPDHPIMSRFWQERQEMGTLVVGLAQNSDRDVRQVSTQVDMYRNTRNLARSLRQKILSFGRKNS; encoded by the coding sequence ATGTCCAGCGACCCAAAGAATCCGGATTTTCAGGACCCGCGCATCGCTGCGCTGATGGCGTCTACGGAGCGTGACCGCCCCGTGGCCGACAGCAGCCGGCGCGTGGGACGCGATGGCCGCGAATTCTGCATCTATCCTGGCCGGCTCGGTTACGACATGCAGGAAGAACTCGACTTCCTGTCCAACCGCGTCATGGAGGCAAATGTCTTCTTCACAGGGCGGCTTCTTGCGCCCGCCATGCCGCGTATCGATGACAAGTCCGTGCGCTTCGCCCTTATTCGCGACGAGAACGGCGCTAGAAGCCGCATGCGCTTTCTGATGCCCTTCACCGTGGAAAAGCCGGGTTTTTCCATCGGTCCCTCCATCATCCGTGGCTGGGCCAACCCCTTCGGCCCTCTCGGCACGCCGCTGGTCGATACCGAAGGTGCCGCAGAGACGCTCGACAATCTTTTCGATGCGCTTTCCGACCGGGAAATGCGCCTGCCGAATGTTCTGGTACTGCCGGATGTACGGCTTGAAGGGCCTTTTGCCCGGATGTTCAAGGCCATAGCAATCAGCCGCAACCTGCCGGTGACGACGACTGGTAACTATCAGCGGCCGATGCTGGAGAGCCTTCTGGACGGCGAAGCCTATCTGCGCAATTCACTTGCGCCGCATCATTTGCGGGAAATGCGCAGGCAGTGGCGACAGCTCGAAAAACTCGGGGCCCTTTCCTACACCGTTACCCGGCAACCGAAGGACATACGCTACCGCATGGAGGAATTCCTGGCGCTGGAAGCGAGTGGCTGGAAAGGCCGCAAACGCAGCGCGCTGGTGAACGACCGCTATCGCGCCGCCTTCGCCCGCGAGGCAATCACCAATCTGGCCGAAGCGGATGCGGTGCGCATTCACACCATCGATCTCAATGGCAGCGCCATCGCCTCCATGATCGTCTTCATGACGGCTGGCGAGGCCTATACGTGGAAGACCGCCTTTGACGAATCCTATTCGCGGTTTTCACCCGGCAAACTCTTGGTGCAGAAACTGACCGACTGGCAGCTGGACGACGCCAATATTCTGCGCAGCGACAGCTGCGCAGTGCCCGATCATCCGATCATGAGCCGCTTCTGGCAGGAACGGCAGGAAATGGGCACTCTGGTCGTCGGGCTTGCGCAGAACAGCGACCGTGACGTGCGACAGGTTTCCACGCAGGTGGACATGTATCGCAACACCCGCAACCTCGCCCGCAGCCTGCGCCAGAAAATCCTCTCCTTCGGGCGCAAGAACAGTTAG
- a CDS encoding disulfide bond formation protein B, producing the protein MATATTADNSRTLAALGVTAGMIFTVGSALGFQHIGGYTPCALCLLQRDPYYYAIPLGILAIATSIFKLPVQITRLLLALIGVAMLIGAGLGVYHAGVEWGFWAGPITCATGAPSITTNAGDLLGNLNAIKAPSCNDAALRVLGLSFAGWNVIASVALAAVAFFGASRKSR; encoded by the coding sequence ATGGCCACTGCAACAACCGCCGACAACAGCCGCACGCTCGCCGCTCTTGGCGTAACGGCGGGAATGATCTTTACTGTCGGCTCCGCCCTCGGTTTCCAGCATATTGGCGGTTATACGCCCTGCGCATTGTGCCTTTTGCAGCGCGATCCCTACTACTACGCCATTCCGTTGGGTATTCTGGCCATAGCGACCAGCATCTTCAAGCTGCCGGTTCAGATCACGCGGCTGCTTCTCGCCCTCATCGGCGTGGCGATGCTGATCGGCGCCGGGCTTGGTGTTTATCACGCTGGTGTGGAATGGGGTTTCTGGGCGGGGCCTATCACCTGCGCCACGGGTGCGCCATCTATCACCACCAATGCCGGTGACCTGCTTGGCAATCTGAATGCCATCAAGGCACCCTCCTGCAACGACGCTGCACTTCGGGTGCTCGGCCTTTCGTTTGCCGGTTGGAATGTCATTGCAAGCGTTGCGCTTGCGGCCGTTGCCTTTTTTGGCGCGAGCCGGAAAAGCCGTTAA
- a CDS encoding lipopolysaccharide biosynthesis protein: protein MAEQSSIGSAAITGVFWSIVQNWGGKLFTSILFIVLARFLSPTDYGMVATAGLVLMLIQMLSEFGFADAIVQKRNLEPSDVNLPFYVSVALATVFVIVVCLLSPRLESWFEVEGLAPIIVAICILLPLNTASLFQEVNYRRALAFRPLAIRTFISNIIGGGVAIAFAIMGLGVWSLVVQTYVATIVTLIWLWRKPHWLPGTTLKPDTFFELLRFGSSALGLRIVDFGATRLIDVMILGRYGVALFGLYTVGSRLYQLLMQLLQAALYDVSLTVLSRISHERERMAELYKQSITISSIFSTPIFVLSAALAPEICNVLFGAQWQGADAVARPLLLLGALQCVQFQNGPFLSARGRPDKVLIAGTVKAISTILLILLVPTENIREIVIVFVFGQLTSTPFTFYFVARELGIKLWRILLLLLPSFGSSGLCFLLVQWMRPEVKMLGAGDLVSGILLGGMFGVAYLLLLALTARSEARSAIALIMSKIGSRKERKCASS from the coding sequence ATGGCGGAGCAAAGTTCGATAGGCAGCGCCGCGATAACAGGCGTTTTCTGGTCCATCGTCCAGAACTGGGGTGGAAAGCTTTTTACCTCCATTCTTTTCATCGTTCTTGCCCGGTTCCTCAGCCCCACCGACTACGGCATGGTCGCCACGGCGGGCCTGGTTCTGATGCTCATCCAGATGCTGTCGGAGTTCGGTTTCGCAGATGCGATCGTGCAGAAACGAAATCTGGAGCCAAGCGACGTCAATCTGCCATTTTATGTGTCCGTTGCGCTGGCAACGGTGTTTGTCATCGTTGTTTGTCTGCTGTCGCCCAGACTGGAAAGCTGGTTCGAGGTGGAAGGGCTGGCACCGATCATCGTGGCAATCTGTATATTGCTGCCGCTGAATACCGCCTCGCTTTTTCAGGAAGTCAATTATCGGCGTGCGCTCGCGTTCAGGCCGCTGGCAATAAGAACCTTCATTTCGAATATTATCGGCGGTGGCGTTGCGATTGCTTTCGCCATTATGGGCCTGGGCGTCTGGAGCCTCGTCGTTCAGACTTATGTTGCAACCATTGTTACGCTGATCTGGCTCTGGCGCAAACCGCACTGGCTTCCGGGCACCACGCTCAAGCCCGACACTTTTTTCGAATTGCTTCGCTTCGGCTCGTCGGCTCTCGGTCTGCGCATCGTGGATTTCGGAGCCACGCGGCTGATCGACGTCATGATCCTGGGGCGTTACGGGGTTGCTCTCTTTGGGCTCTACACCGTCGGCAGCAGGCTCTATCAGCTTCTCATGCAGCTGCTTCAGGCGGCGCTATATGATGTTTCGTTGACGGTGCTGTCCCGCATATCGCACGAGCGGGAGCGTATGGCGGAACTGTACAAGCAATCCATCACCATATCTTCGATCTTTTCGACACCGATCTTCGTGCTCTCGGCTGCGTTGGCGCCAGAGATCTGCAACGTCCTGTTCGGCGCGCAATGGCAGGGTGCCGACGCGGTTGCGCGGCCGCTGCTGCTGCTGGGTGCATTGCAATGCGTCCAGTTTCAAAACGGCCCGTTTCTGTCCGCACGCGGCAGGCCGGACAAGGTGCTGATTGCCGGGACGGTCAAGGCAATCTCTACCATCCTGTTGATATTGCTTGTCCCGACGGAAAACATCCGGGAAATCGTCATCGTGTTTGTCTTCGGGCAGCTCACTTCGACGCCTTTCACATTTTATTTTGTCGCCCGGGAACTCGGCATCAAGCTGTGGAGAATTCTCCTCCTGCTTTTGCCAAGCTTCGGTTCCAGCGGTCTCTGCTTCCTGCTCGTTCAGTGGATGCGACCTGAAGTTAAAATGCTGGGTGCGGGCGACCTCGTATCCGGCATCCTGCTCGGTGGTATGTTTGGCGTCGCATATCTGTTGCTTTTGGCTCTGACCGCGAGAAGCGAGGCCCGGTCCGCCATCGCCCTCATCATGAGCAAAATCGGTTCTCGAAAGGAAAGAAAATGCGCAAGCTCGTGA
- a CDS encoding polysaccharide pyruvyl transferase family protein gives MRKLVKKILPAPLRRKLVQYNERRNLDNAVQQLFNDLQELKHSIKPINVGDRLNRLLIVAGDPITLFGSAGDDAMITATVQNARASNPDVEIDILVDGTNFGDSALQRGFVTVDIFGKPDFIQALAQQFSVRKYDCIVVVGADVMDGYYHPLVSAKLLASADLAAAAGIKNVILGFSFNETPHPALAKFYSSLHPGVSLNVRDVVSLERLNAFATAKAALVSDSAFSLVPSEPDEDTISWIARKRAEGYRVMGFNLHPMLFKNADNAQIAAIIRRGAEALEFVADARPVCWLVIPHDYRKDVGDQACLKAITELAPSSQTDRVRYLDGRWPAPVLKGVAGKLDGLVSGRMHLAIAALGKGVPVICIAYQGKFEGLYQHFGLSAAELLSPAKFHTDDGIKNALINFVDQADEIREKVGKKLPEILDLSKRNFQVFETFAKQP, from the coding sequence ATGCGCAAGCTCGTGAAAAAAATACTCCCTGCACCACTGCGTCGGAAGCTGGTGCAATATAACGAGCGGCGCAATCTGGATAATGCGGTCCAGCAACTCTTCAATGATCTGCAAGAGCTGAAGCACAGTATCAAGCCTATCAATGTCGGAGATCGGCTGAACCGGCTTTTGATCGTGGCTGGTGATCCCATCACCCTGTTCGGTTCCGCCGGCGATGACGCGATGATCACGGCGACCGTGCAGAATGCGCGTGCGAGCAATCCCGATGTCGAGATAGACATCCTCGTCGACGGAACGAATTTTGGCGACTCTGCTTTGCAGAGAGGCTTTGTTACCGTCGATATCTTTGGAAAGCCTGACTTCATCCAGGCCCTTGCCCAGCAATTTTCGGTGCGGAAGTACGATTGCATCGTCGTTGTGGGTGCCGACGTGATGGATGGCTATTATCATCCGCTGGTCAGCGCAAAACTTCTGGCAAGCGCTGATCTGGCTGCCGCTGCCGGGATCAAAAACGTTATCCTCGGTTTCAGTTTTAATGAAACGCCGCACCCCGCTTTGGCGAAGTTCTACAGCTCCCTTCATCCGGGGGTGTCGCTCAATGTGCGTGACGTTGTTTCCCTCGAGCGTCTGAACGCCTTTGCCACGGCCAAGGCGGCACTGGTTTCCGATTCTGCATTTAGCCTTGTCCCATCGGAACCCGATGAAGATACGATCTCGTGGATCGCGCGAAAGCGCGCCGAGGGATACAGGGTCATGGGCTTCAACCTGCATCCCATGCTGTTCAAGAATGCGGATAACGCGCAGATCGCGGCGATCATCAGGCGCGGGGCCGAAGCACTGGAGTTCGTTGCCGATGCAAGACCGGTCTGCTGGCTGGTCATTCCGCATGACTACCGGAAAGACGTGGGCGATCAGGCCTGCCTCAAGGCCATTACCGAGCTTGCTCCATCTTCACAGACGGATAGGGTTCGATATCTGGATGGCAGATGGCCAGCCCCGGTTTTAAAAGGCGTTGCCGGTAAACTTGATGGCCTCGTCAGCGGACGCATGCATCTTGCGATCGCTGCGCTGGGCAAGGGCGTTCCTGTGATATGCATTGCGTATCAAGGCAAGTTCGAAGGGCTGTACCAGCATTTCGGTCTCTCCGCGGCTGAGCTGCTTTCGCCCGCCAAGTTCCATACGGATGATGGCATCAAGAATGCCTTGATCAATTTTGTGGATCAGGCCGATGAGATTCGCGAAAAAGTCGGGAAGAAACTGCCTGAAATTCTGGACCTTTCCAAAAGGAATTTTCAGGTGTTCGAGACCTTCGCCAAGCAGCCTTGA
- a CDS encoding glycosyltransferase family 4 protein encodes MKVAFVSVFPAVPANEGARNRILQLTRAVRSLGHEVHFVYVDTPMIADFDPAAHEVEFGAGHMHVVSRETCGFAARLIDDFRFEIGLTAFRTRRKIQRLLGRDSGFYNYLDEFYYPEIGRQVLDLQRRLGINAVIVEYAFHSRAFLGLPDDVLRILDTHDSFADRHKAFVNTANRFGYWFSVPPDVECKAFRRADVVVAIQEEEERSFKQRLAGEPPAVETVSHILDLGQRVEDFTSADFLFLGSGNDANVISLNSFLHNVLPLVRAARPDIRLVLAGSICGKVEDMEGVLKLGRVENLKDAFTRAPLSINPITLGTGINIKLLDALAAGVPTISTQTGVRGLSEGYRGGVIVVEDGDHQAFANAIVRLSSSREQRQELGNNAFLDAVEWNRRQMTVLGNILKGK; translated from the coding sequence ATGAAAGTCGCTTTTGTTTCCGTATTCCCTGCCGTTCCCGCAAACGAGGGTGCGCGGAACAGGATTCTCCAGCTGACACGCGCCGTGCGTAGCCTCGGACATGAAGTGCATTTCGTCTATGTCGATACTCCGATGATAGCTGATTTCGATCCCGCGGCCCATGAGGTCGAGTTTGGGGCCGGGCATATGCACGTCGTGTCCAGGGAAACATGCGGGTTTGCAGCACGGCTCATCGACGACTTCAGGTTCGAGATTGGGTTGACCGCATTTCGAACCCGTCGAAAAATTCAACGGCTCCTTGGCCGCGACAGCGGTTTCTACAATTACCTCGACGAGTTCTATTATCCGGAAATAGGCAGGCAGGTCCTGGATCTTCAGCGTCGACTCGGGATCAACGCCGTTATCGTCGAATATGCCTTTCATTCGAGAGCTTTTCTTGGGCTGCCGGATGATGTGCTTCGCATTCTCGACACGCACGATTCCTTCGCCGATCGTCACAAGGCGTTCGTGAACACGGCCAACAGATTTGGGTACTGGTTCTCGGTTCCGCCGGACGTGGAATGCAAGGCATTCCGCCGCGCCGATGTCGTTGTCGCCATACAGGAAGAAGAGGAACGTTCGTTCAAGCAGCGGCTGGCAGGAGAGCCGCCGGCGGTTGAAACGGTGAGCCATATTCTGGATCTCGGCCAGAGAGTGGAAGACTTCACTTCCGCTGATTTTCTGTTTCTCGGTTCAGGCAACGACGCGAACGTCATTTCTCTCAATAGTTTCCTTCACAATGTCCTGCCTTTGGTGAGGGCGGCCCGTCCGGACATTCGCCTGGTGCTGGCAGGTAGCATATGTGGCAAGGTCGAGGACATGGAGGGGGTTCTCAAGCTTGGCCGGGTGGAGAACTTGAAGGATGCGTTCACACGCGCGCCACTTTCCATCAATCCAATCACGCTTGGCACGGGCATCAATATAAAACTGCTTGATGCTCTGGCTGCGGGTGTCCCAACGATCAGCACCCAGACGGGTGTGAGGGGGCTTTCAGAAGGATATCGTGGTGGCGTGATTGTCGTTGAAGACGGAGATCATCAGGCCTTTGCCAATGCCATTGTGCGGCTCTCTTCCAGTCGGGAGCAGCGGCAGGAATTGGGAAACAATGCGTTCCTTGACGCTGTCGAATGGAACCGCCGGCAAATGACGGTGCTCGGCAATATTCTGAAGGGCAAATAA
- the uppQ gene encoding polysaccharide biosynthesis GNAT family N-acetyltransferase UppQ, which yields MRALSRNLLLSACLILPVNAHALDIGIGGENGVNASVGGNGSGGLGVDASVGGSNGVNASADVGGRSSGGLGADVNASVGGSSGVNADVNASVGGSSGVSAGANASVGGSSGINANVGANVGGSSGLGLGVGLGIGGSSSPGNPGNPGNPGNPGNPGNTGPVSPGGMRNAIQAYNDMSRNEQIKLARRCVDILGGGYDAALTQLCKMIRTASR from the coding sequence ATGAGGGCGCTTTCTCGCAATTTGTTACTGTCTGCCTGTCTGATTTTACCGGTCAACGCCCACGCGCTGGATATCGGGATTGGCGGTGAGAACGGGGTGAATGCCAGTGTGGGCGGCAATGGCAGCGGTGGGCTCGGTGTCGACGCTTCCGTTGGTGGCAGCAATGGCGTCAATGCCAGCGCTGATGTCGGCGGCAGAAGCAGTGGCGGACTGGGCGCGGATGTCAACGCGTCGGTCGGTGGCAGCAGCGGGGTCAATGCGGATGTCAACGCATCCGTCGGCGGCTCGAGCGGTGTCAGTGCGGGCGCCAATGCTTCGGTTGGCGGCTCCAGCGGCATCAATGCCAATGTTGGCGCGAATGTGGGCGGATCGAGCGGTCTTGGCCTTGGTGTCGGGCTTGGCATCGGCGGCTCCAGCTCACCAGGCAATCCGGGGAACCCCGGTAATCCGGGCAATCCTGGAAACCCCGGCAACACGGGGCCGGTATCGCCCGGTGGCATGCGCAATGCCATACAGGCCTATAACGACATGTCGCGAAACGAGCAGATCAAGCTTGCCCGTCGTTGTGTCGACATTCTCGGCGGCGGATATGACGCCGCACTGACGCAATTGTGCAAGATGATCCGGACGGCCTCGCGCTGA
- a CDS encoding glycosyltransferase family 4 protein, with protein MRILHLSSLYPPHIVGGCERSVEHLAEELVSMGHEVGAACIERQAEPKTVRNGVSVYRMFHNNDFWLEDWPQYTPQQRRMQKIKQQWNFNVEKQFEAVLDDFKPDVLNTHSLLDVTTLVWRAAHKRNIPIVHTICEYDLLCGNAAMFKGGKPCEHIHLGCQVVNFTKKFTQRYIGAVASVGTEILKTHVDHGLFHHLPESMRRVIFYSCTVPEGDPVARRQIDRTGKPMTFGYIGRINTEKGVGNMVDAFREIGHGNWRCLVAGHAMDDSIERFKAQAGDLPIEFVGWAKPKEFFEEIDVLIVPSFWAEPSPRTIYEAYAMGVPVIGAASGGIPELIGETNHDWLFEPGNATDLAARIRRVLTLSRSQLPTEADFGNIVEESTSRRVGENYVKLYEDVLAKSRESRTLRAS; from the coding sequence ATGCGAATTCTCCATCTCAGCAGCCTTTATCCGCCGCATATCGTTGGCGGGTGCGAACGCTCGGTCGAACATCTTGCCGAGGAACTCGTCTCCATGGGGCATGAGGTCGGTGCCGCCTGCATAGAGCGGCAGGCCGAACCCAAAACGGTGCGCAATGGCGTCAGCGTTTACCGCATGTTCCACAATAACGATTTCTGGCTCGAGGACTGGCCACAATATACGCCGCAGCAAAGGCGTATGCAGAAGATCAAGCAGCAATGGAATTTCAACGTCGAGAAGCAGTTCGAAGCCGTTCTTGACGATTTCAAGCCGGATGTTCTCAATACGCACTCGCTGCTGGATGTGACGACGCTGGTGTGGCGGGCGGCGCACAAGCGCAACATTCCGATCGTCCACACGATCTGCGAATATGATCTTTTGTGCGGTAACGCCGCCATGTTCAAGGGTGGCAAGCCCTGCGAACACATCCATCTCGGCTGTCAGGTGGTGAATTTCACCAAGAAATTCACGCAGCGCTACATCGGCGCGGTGGCAAGCGTTGGCACGGAAATCCTTAAAACCCATGTCGATCACGGGCTTTTCCATCACCTGCCGGAAAGCATGCGCCGTGTGATCTTTTATTCCTGCACGGTTCCAGAGGGCGACCCGGTCGCACGCAGGCAGATCGACCGAACCGGCAAGCCGATGACCTTCGGATATATCGGCCGCATCAACACGGAAAAGGGTGTCGGCAACATGGTCGACGCCTTCAGGGAAATCGGCCACGGTAACTGGCGCTGTCTTGTTGCCGGCCACGCGATGGACGATTCCATCGAACGCTTCAAGGCCCAGGCCGGCGACCTGCCGATCGAGTTCGTCGGCTGGGCAAAGCCGAAGGAATTCTTCGAAGAGATCGATGTGCTCATCGTTCCCTCCTTCTGGGCTGAACCTTCGCCGCGCACCATCTACGAGGCTTACGCGATGGGGGTGCCGGTCATCGGCGCGGCCTCGGGCGGCATTCCAGAACTGATCGGCGAGACCAACCACGACTGGCTGTTCGAACCGGGCAACGCCACGGACCTTGCCGCACGCATTCGCCGGGTGTTGACGCTTTCGCGCTCGCAATTGCCGACAGAGGCCGATTTCGGAAATATCGTCGAGGAATCCACCTCGCGCCGGGTGGGTGAGAACTATGTGAAGCTCTACGAGGACGTACTGGCGAAAAGCAGGGAAAGCCGAACCTTACGCGCATCTTAG
- a CDS encoding HNH endonuclease encodes MTIAVSPQALPALVLNADYRPLSYYPLSLWSWQDAIKAVFLDRVNIIAEYDHAVSSPSFSMRLPSVVSLKTYVQPTRNPAFTRFNVFLRDKFECQYCGTRDDLTFDHVIPRAHGGETTWHNVVAACSPCNLRKGSKLPKQAGMFPAQKPFQPTVQDLHNNGRLFPPNYLHESWMDYLYWDTELQP; translated from the coding sequence TTGACGATTGCAGTTTCACCACAGGCCCTGCCGGCGCTCGTTCTGAACGCAGACTACAGGCCACTGAGTTATTATCCCTTGTCGTTATGGTCCTGGCAGGACGCGATCAAGGCCGTCTTTCTAGACCGTGTGAACATCATTGCAGAATATGATCACGCGGTGTCGTCACCCAGCTTTTCCATGCGGTTGCCGAGCGTCGTCAGCCTCAAGACCTACGTCCAGCCCACCCGCAACCCCGCCTTCACACGCTTCAACGTGTTCCTTCGGGACAAGTTCGAATGCCAATATTGTGGCACGCGGGACGACCTGACCTTCGATCACGTGATTCCCCGCGCCCATGGCGGCGAAACCACGTGGCACAATGTCGTGGCGGCCTGCTCTCCCTGCAATCTTAGAAAAGGCAGCAAGCTTCCCAAGCAGGCGGGCATGTTCCCGGCGCAGAAGCCCTTCCAGCCGACGGTTCAGGACTTGCACAATAACGGGCGGCTGTTCCCCCCCAACTACCTGCACGAAAGCTGGATGGACTATCTTTACTGGGATACCGAGCTGCAGCCCTGA
- a CDS encoding metallophosphoesterase family protein, with protein MPKVLNWIRGRKQPAPRDDRRRRRIDLGDKSPSFPIYAIGDVHGSLDLLLQAEQKILADLASNPSPALVILLGDYVDRGRDSCGVLQHLLQPPPAPLRRISLCGNHEQLFSDFLENPQDNMHWLDFGGRQTLLSYGVDISYFMNNGRLRLQPFRDALIGAIPQAHRQLLVSLPICVRMGPYFFVHAGLKPGVPLEAQTDEDMLWIREPFLSEGAGLDLLIIHGHTPAPEPQTGPQRIGIDTGAFTTGRLTILKLTDAGPRLIA; from the coding sequence ATGCCTAAAGTGCTAAACTGGATTCGCGGTCGTAAACAGCCAGCCCCCCGCGACGACCGGAGGCGGCGCAGAATAGACCTCGGCGACAAATCTCCGTCTTTTCCGATCTATGCCATTGGCGACGTCCATGGCAGCCTCGATCTGCTTTTGCAGGCGGAACAGAAAATCCTTGCCGATCTCGCAAGCAATCCATCCCCCGCTCTGGTTATTCTTCTGGGCGACTATGTCGATCGTGGCCGGGATTCGTGCGGTGTTCTCCAGCATCTGCTGCAACCACCGCCGGCGCCCCTGCGCCGCATCTCGCTTTGCGGCAATCACGAACAGCTCTTCAGCGATTTCCTCGAAAATCCGCAAGACAACATGCACTGGCTGGATTTCGGCGGCCGCCAGACGCTTTTGTCCTACGGGGTCGATATCAGCTACTTCATGAACAACGGCCGTCTGCGGCTCCAGCCGTTCAGGGATGCGCTGATTGGCGCGATCCCGCAGGCCCATCGGCAACTTCTAGTCAGCCTGCCTATCTGCGTCCGCATGGGACCCTATTTTTTCGTTCATGCCGGCCTTAAACCCGGGGTGCCGCTTGAGGCGCAGACCGATGAGGACATGTTGTGGATCAGGGAACCCTTCCTGTCGGAAGGGGCGGGACTGGACCTTCTCATCATCCACGGCCATACGCCGGCGCCGGAACCACAGACAGGTCCGCAACGGATCGGCATCGACACCGGAGCGTTTACGACGGGCAGGCTTACCATTCTAAAGCTGACGGATGCGGGGCCACGACTTATTGCCTGA